The Candidatus Eremiobacteraceae bacterium genome segment CGCGCCAGCGTCGAGTTCTTTGAGGATCGAGACGATCTGCGATTCGGTGAAGCGGCTCTTCTTCACGTGAGTCTCCTTGGCGGGCCTTACGCCCGAGAACTCACAGTTTCCGCCTGTCCGAAATCACCGCCTCAGGTCAGCTCTTCGACCGCCTCTTCGATCGCCTTCACAACGGTCAACTGGGGGTCAAGAGGGTTCTTGCGGGCTCGAAATGAGAACGCCACTTTCCCTAATGGAAAAGGGGCGTTTCTGGCGTGGTGGAGATGAGGGGACTCGAACCCCTGACCCCTTACATGCGAAGCAAGTGCTCTACCAGCTGAGCTACATCCCCACGGGTCCGGCGGATATCCTATCATACAAGAAAAGACGGGGCAATACCCCGTCCTTTTTCGTGCCCACTGCCGTAAGGGTCGGGTTATTGCCCGCCCGGGTCCATCGCGTTCGAGTCTTGCTGCGCCTGAAGTTCGTCTGAGGCCGCGCCGCCGTTCTGATCGCCTGCATGATTCGCGGCGGGTGCCGCCGTCGGCGCGCTGTTGGTGTCGACTTCTACCTGCGCCTGCGTCGCGAGCTGGCACTCGCCGGTGTCTTGCGACTGCGGATGCTGCTGGCACCACGCGAGCATCGTCGTGCGATCTTGCGTGTGCGCGACCCAGTAGTCGACGGTACCTTTATCGTTCGGATCGTGCGACACGGCGGGCGCGAAGTAGCCTTTCGCCATCCACGCGATGATCGCGGTGGCGAGCAAGAGGCTCAAAAGACTGAAGTTCCGCATGTCTCAGATATCGGCAACCTAAACGTACGCGAGCGCGATTGTGACCGACGTCACGCACGCAACGCTTAGGGCGCCGGACTCCCTATTCGTATCGTCGTGACGCCGTTGATGAAGCGCGCTTGCGTCTGATCTTCGGGGACGACGAGCTGGCAGATCTCTGGTCCGGGCGGTGGCGCCCCATCGACCGCGTATGCGAGCAAGATCTGCTTGTTGTTGAACGCCACCTCGAATTCGGGAAACGAGACGAGCGCGGCGTCGCCATTGACGCCTTCGATGAGCGCGTATGCGCTGGTCGATCCAGTCGCCCCGCCGGGCCCGACCGGGGATACCGAGGAGATGAGGTCGCGCAAGAGCACGCCGGTGTACGTGTGCACGCGCCACTTGCCGTCCGAGTCGAGCACGCGCAGCGTCAGCGACGATCGGCGCATCCTCTGCAAGTCCTTGAGCGTGACGACGCGCGGGTCGGCGACGTCACCGACGACTTGAATGACCGATCCGGGCGGCGCCATGACCGAACCACCACCGGCGTTCGACGGCGAGTTCGGCTGCACGGGGGGCGTTGTCGCCGGTCCGTTCGGCGCCATCGTCGGCAACGCCGGAAGCGTCGTCACCGAAACCGTCGGTGACGGCGCGAGCGCTACCAACGCGTGCGCCGCTGCCGGCGCTGCATAGAGCCGGTTGGCCGCGACGATTGCGACGAAGGCGACGAGCACGATCGAACCGAGGATACGGGTCATCGGATCTCCTCGCGTGCCGAGCTTCGCTCGGCCTACTACATCCGGTCGAGCTAAAGCTCGACCGCTACACTGCCGGTGGTTATTGCTGCGCCGACGGAAAGCCTCGCGCGCGCAGCCAGCGCGAGACGACGAAGCGCGACCGCTCGGCGCAGTCCGTGTGGTTCGCGTCGACGATCTCGAACGTTTTCGGCTCGCGCGCATCGTCGAACAGGCGTCTGACCGCGCTCGGCGGCACGAGCGCGTCGCGCAGTGCGGCGATCAGCAGGATCGGCCGCGGCGCGACGTCTCCGACTCGATCGGTGTAGCGGTCCATCGCCGCTGTGATCGAGTCGGGGTCGGCTCCATCGACATACGCGGTCCGATTTCGCAGACCGGAGAGCATCGTGTCGTCCGTCAGCTGGCGGCTGCGGCCGGTCGACGTCGCCATCGCGATGACGCCCTCGATATCCGCATTCGCGACCGCGACGCCGATCGACGTGGCGGCACCCATGCTGTGGCCGCCGATGACGAGGTGCTCGATACCCTCCATGCGGCGCGCGACGGCGCACGCATCGAGGGCATTCGCGACGAGGTCGGCGCCTTCGCGCAGCGGCCCGCTGCTCGCGCCGAGCCTATGCCCGAGAAAATCGAATGCGAGCGAAGCGTAGCCGTCGGCGGCGAGGTGGAAAGCGAGTGGGTCGACGTTGTGTTTGGACGACGAGTAACCATGGCACAGGACGACGCACGTCCGCACGCCTTCCATACTATAGTAGAGACCGCGCACGGTCCCACCCGCGCTCGGGAATTCGACGCGGTCGATACGGACATGCGACATGTCGCGTAGTCTCACCATGCGTGAGCTGTCAGATGAGCGACCTCAATGTGAGCACGATGTCCTTCGTCGCTTTGCGCCGTTGATACGCGAGCGCGACCTTCGTCCCCGTCGGCCGATCGAACGACCGCACCGCGGAGTCGAGGTCGAGCGGCGGTTTGCCATCGATCGAGAGGATGACGTCGCCCGGACGAAGTCCGACGCGATCCGCCGGCGATAGCGGCACGATGCTGCGCACGACCACTTGACCGTCGCGCCAGATGAGCCACAACCCGCTGCCGTCGAACGGCGACGGCGCCGCGTTCGTCGCCGCCGCGCCGCTCTGTGCGAGGGTAAGCGTGCCGCCGAGCTCGTCGATCGTCACCACGAACCGCGAGAGAAGGCCGCTGCCGATCACCGCGTGGACCGTCGATGATAGCAGCGGCTCTTCGCTCGAGCTCATCCTATCGACGAGCGGCCCGGCGATCGTCAATGCTCCCATCGACATCGCCCCTGCACGTTCTACCGTTCCGTTGACCTCGTGATCCGGTTCGGCATCGCGGATGCCGATCGACCGCCTGCTGAAATCGGAACCGGCGCCTCCCCACACCGCGATGTCTTCGTCCGAGCAGACGTCGACGAAACACGGCGGCTCGTTCTTGCCGTCGATTCCGCACGCTACCGTAGGCATGCCATCGACGAGAGCCAGCGGGATCGCCGCCGCCCCCGCTGGGCGCGCCGCAGCGGCGGCCGCCTCGTCGCGGTAGATCGTCATGCTCACGTTCGCGTAGTCGATCGTCACCGGGTAGTGCGCGAACAGATCGGCGCCGAGTATCCCAGTCGCGTTGGACCCGAGATACGCTTGCGCGAATGGCCCGATTCTCGCGGTCGCGACTTTCAATCCGACGAAGCGGACGGCCCCGACTTGCAGCGTTCGGATCGAAGGCACGTCGCCGCCGCGATTGACCGGAATGGAATCATCGATCGTCGTCTGACGAAGACTGCTCAATAGGAAGTCGCGACGAACACCGTCGAGCACGACGGGGACGTATGGTCGCCCGCCGTGCATCGCAAGCGGGATCGTCGACGAGGCCGCGTCGCCTTGCCAGAACGACGGCGCGAGCGTCGGTTCTGGGCGTGGAGTGACGACACCGATCGGCGCTGTCGTCGGCGAGATCGCCTGCGCATCGGGCGGAGGAGCCGGCGGCGGCGGAAGCGGCGTCAGCGTCGGAGTGGGCGTCGGGGTTTCGGTCGGTGCGGGCGCCGGAGCAGACGACGCCGTCGGAACGGGTTGTGGCAAGCGCGCCGCGACCGCAAGCGTGCAGCTCGCGATTGCGATGATCAAAGCCACGGCGAAAGCGCGCGCGATCACGAAGCCGACAAGAACTCCTCGACGATGCTGACAAAACGTTCGGGTTGCTCGATCTGCGGGCAATGCCCGCATTGCTCGAAGATCTCGAGGCGGGCGCGCGGCAGTACGCGCGCGAGTGAAGCGGCGTCGCTTGCCGGAAACAAGCGATCCTCATGACCCCAGATCGCGAGTATCGGAACGTCGAGCGAGGCGAGCCGTTCGTGGAACGGCTCGAGCCGCCGGCAATAGTCGAAGAATTTCGTGAACGTGTGGCGGGCGATGCGCTTTGCACGCGGATCGGCATGCCGCCGCGCGAGCTCATCGACGGTCTCATCGTCGACGCGCGACGCGTCGAAGAACGCCGTCGAGTACAGCGCGCGCGTCATCGCTTTCGTGCGCGGGATGCCGACGAACAGGCGCATGAGCGATGCCGCCGCCGTGCCGAGCAGATTATTCGGCATCGGCGTGAATCCGACCGGGTCGACGAGCACGACGCGGCGATATCGTCGCGGCGAGCGGAGCGCATCGAGCATGAGCGCGAGCCCGCCGGCGGAGTGGCCGATCGCATCGAGCGAGCCGAGACCGAGCGCCGAAGTCGTCGCTTCGACGACTTTCGAGAAATACTCCGGGCCGCCGTACGGTTGCGCGTCGGGCGCCGGACTCTCGCCGAAACCCGGAAGGTCGAGAGCGATCGTCCGATGGTGTGACGCAAAGGCGGGCATGACGCGCCGCCAGGCGGTCGACGACTGACCGAGGCCATGGAGCAACAGCAGCGGCGAACCGGCACCGGCTTCGAGATAGCGCGCGCGCGCGCCGGTGACGTCGACCGATCCCGCGGAAGGGCTGAACGCCTGCATGAATGGCTGGATTCTTGACGGGCCGAGGGACTCCCGTACGCACGAGTGGGAGCGGTCGAGATTTATCTCGACCGCCGCGGCCTTACTCTGTAGTACGGTTGAGATACGGGAGCTACGGCTGGCGCGGACCGACGTCGACGACGCCGCTCTCGCTCGCGGCCGTGATTTCAGGGCCGCCGCCCGCAAGGCTCATCGACATCGCGTGTTGCGACCGGAAGCGGACGCTCGCGGTCCGAGCGAAGCGGTTTATCACCGAACCTCGCGTGCTTTGCGCGTCGATCGTCGCCGCTTGACGTCCATCAAGGGTGACGTGCACGTTGCCGGTACCGCTCGTGAAGCGATACGGGCCGCCGGCCAGGCCTCCGAAACCCCAATCGATGTCGCCGCCCTCGGTCTTCACCTCGGCGCGTTCCGCGAGCATCGCCGTGCCCATGACGCTGCCGGTCGTCGTCTCGACGCGAAGGTTGCCGGCGACGTGCGTCATCGTCACGCGACCAGACGACGTCCGGACATGGCCGAACCCGGCGAGCTCGCGAAGGTCGACGGATCCGCCATTCGTCACGACGACATAGGGCCCGCGGAACTGCGAGAGCGCTGCATCGCCGCTGTCGAGCTTGACCAGCACCGCCGCGTCGCGCTGCGGCACGTATACCGTCACGTCGCCGCCGGAGTTCTCGATGCGAACGCCCGTCGTTCCCTCACGCACGCCGGGAAGCGTGAAGCGCCGCGGCGGAAGACCCATGCCGCGCGGGATCATCATGCCCTGGTTGGTCGACGTGATATGAAACGTCGTCGCCGTCGGGTTGTCCCCGCCGACGACGCGGACCGCGCCGTCATCACCGCGCGTCACGGTGACGAGTCCAGCGGTCGAATGGATGACGACGACCGGAGCATCGGGCGTCTGGACGATTTGATCGGCGAGCGCGGGTCGATAGGCCGCTAAAGCGGTGAGGGAGAGCAGGGCCGCGCTGAGCAGCGGGCGGGCGAGGCGAGCGATAGGCATGGTGCGAGGACCTAAGCGTACTGCGTTAGCGGCTCGAGCGCATGAGCCGGCAGTGAGCCGGATATGAGGCGTGCATGAGAACCCGCCGGCGCGCCGGCGCCGTTCATCGAGCGACATCCGCGTCACCGCTTCGCAGCAGCGGGATGTCGACGGTGAAGGTCGTCCCCTTCTCAGGTTCGCTCGCGACGGACACGGCACCGCCGTGCACGCGCACGATGTTGCGGACGACCGCGAGGCCGAGACCCGTGCCTTCGACCGCGCGCGAGCGCGCACGATCAGCGCGATAGAAGCGCTCGAAGACGTGCGGCAAGGCGTCCGCCGGGATCCCCGGGCCAGTATCGCCGACGACGATCCGGCCGGTACCGTTGAGGCGTGCGACACCGACGCGCACGCCGCCCGACGAAGTGAACTTGATCGCATTCTCGGTTAGGTTAGCGACGAGTTGGCGAAGGAGCCCGGGCTCGCCCATGACGACGGCGGGAGCAGTCGCGTCGATCGTGAGCGATAGTCCCTTCTGTTCGGCCGACGGACGCAACCCCGAAGCCGCATCCTTGACGACTGCCGCGAGATCGGTCGGCTCCA includes the following:
- a CDS encoding alpha/beta fold hydrolase; this translates as MSHVRIDRVEFPSAGGTVRGLYYSMEGVRTCVVLCHGYSSSKHNVDPLAFHLAADGYASLAFDFLGHRLGASSGPLREGADLVANALDACAVARRMEGIEHLVIGGHSMGAATSIGVAVANADIEGVIAMATSTGRSRQLTDDTMLSGLRNRTAYVDGADPDSITAAMDRYTDRVGDVAPRPILLIAALRDALVPPSAVRRLFDDAREPKTFEIVDANHTDCAERSRFVVSRWLRARGFPSAQQ
- a CDS encoding PDZ domain-containing protein; this translates as MIARAFAVALIIAIASCTLAVAARLPQPVPTASSAPAPAPTETPTPTPTLTPLPPPPAPPPDAQAISPTTAPIGVVTPRPEPTLAPSFWQGDAASSTIPLAMHGGRPYVPVVLDGVRRDFLLSSLRQTTIDDSIPVNRGGDVPSIRTLQVGAVRFVGLKVATARIGPFAQAYLGSNATGILGADLFAHYPVTIDYANVSMTIYRDEAAAAAARPAGAAAIPLALVDGMPTVACGIDGKNEPPCFVDVCSDEDIAVWGGAGSDFSRRSIGIRDAEPDHEVNGTVERAGAMSMGALTIAGPLVDRMSSSEEPLLSSTVHAVIGSGLLSRFVVTIDELGGTLTLAQSGAAATNAAPSPFDGSGLWLIWRDGQVVVRSIVPLSPADRVGLRPGDVILSIDGKPPLDLDSAVRSFDRPTGTKVALAYQRRKATKDIVLTLRSLI
- a CDS encoding alpha/beta fold hydrolase, which produces MQAFSPSAGSVDVTGARARYLEAGAGSPLLLLHGLGQSSTAWRRVMPAFASHHRTIALDLPGFGESPAPDAQPYGGPEYFSKVVEATTSALGLGSLDAIGHSAGGLALMLDALRSPRRYRRVVLVDPVGFTPMPNNLLGTAAASLMRLFVGIPRTKAMTRALYSTAFFDASRVDDETVDELARRHADPRAKRIARHTFTKFFDYCRRLEPFHERLASLDVPILAIWGHEDRLFPASDAASLARVLPRARLEIFEQCGHCPQIEQPERFVSIVEEFLSAS
- a CDS encoding DUF4097 family beta strand repeat-containing protein, whose protein sequence is MPIARLARPLLSAALLSLTALAAYRPALADQIVQTPDAPVVVIHSTAGLVTVTRGDDGAVRVVGGDNPTATTFHITSTNQGMMIPRGMGLPPRRFTLPGVREGTTGVRIENSGGDVTVYVPQRDAAVLVKLDSGDAALSQFRGPYVVVTNGGSVDLRELAGFGHVRTSSGRVTMTHVAGNLRVETTTGSVMGTAMLAERAEVKTEGGDIDWGFGGLAGGPYRFTSGTGNVHVTLDGRQAATIDAQSTRGSVINRFARTASVRFRSQHAMSMSLAGGGPEITAASESGVVDVGPRQP